Genomic window (Hyalangium minutum):
TAGCGCAGCAGGGCCAGCAGCGCGGTGAAGGTCGGGATGACGGCCTTCCGAACGATGACCACGTCGAGCCCAAGGATGAACGCGCCAAAGAGGAGGGGCACGGCAGTTGGTACATCCTCTGCGAACGCGAGCGAGGCGACGGCACCGTTGAAGAAGAGCAGGAAGGGGGCCAGGAAGGCCAGGCCCAGCAGGTCTCGGGTGACGGTGGTGAGCTGCTGATCCACCAGCTCGGCCTTGGGGGGGAACTCCCAGAGCCAGGCCTGGTGCGGAAACTCCCGGGAGAGGCGGTTCAGCCGCACCCAGCGCACCGCTCTCACCAGCCCCACCAGCACGCCCACCAGCGCTCCGACGAAGAGCGCGTGGACGAGCACATGCAGCACCCCGCGCCGCTCCTGCAGGAGGAAATCGTCGAAGACCACCAGCCGCGACAGGACCAGCGTGACGACGAGGCCGCCCAGCGTGGGGATAAGCCACTTGGGAGGAGGCCCCGCGGGGGTGGGTTGAGCCGAGGCGCTCATCAGGAGACGCCCAGTTCTTTGCGCAGCCGGCCGACCACCTTGAAGTACTCCGTCCTCGAGAAGGGCACGTTGAGGATGTGGAAGTCCTTCTTCGAGAGGCCCACGCAGCCAAAGCAGTAGTTGCAGTCCTGCAGGTTCTTGCAGAGGAGCAGGTAGGCGCTGCCGGTGCAGTTCTCGCACTGCACGCAGTAGGCGCACGCGTGGCAGCTCTTGGAGTCCACGCAGTGCGAGCAGTTGTTGCACAGCTCGCAGCGCACGCAGTGGGTGCAGTGGTAGCAGCTGTCGCAGTCCTTGCAGAACATGCAGTTGGCGCAGCGCTGACAGCCCTCGCACGAGTACGAGCCGGGGTTACCCGGGTCTGCGGCGAACCCCTTGGCCAGCTTCTGGAACTGGTCCATGAACTCCCGCTTGCCCAGTGCCGCCACCGCCTCTCGCGCGGCCTTTTCCTCGGAGATCGACTCCGGCGTGGGGGCGGCGCGCGTTCCTTTCTCCTTCACTCGGGCAACTCCTTCCGTGTTCGAGTCACACGGGGACTTAGCGCAGTCGGGCCAGCCCCGCGAGGTCGATGCCACGCGCCACCCGCCGAACCTCCACGGTGCCGGGGAAGCCGCGGCTCGTCACCGCCACCACATAGCGGTCGCCCACCAGCAGGTTCGCCTCGGCCGTCACCTCGGACGGGTCGTACCGCACGAAGCCCACTGCCGCATCCCAGAAGATGGGGGCCGTCGGGTCACTCTCCGGCTTGCGCTTGGCGTCCTCGGCGGCCGCACGGATGGACTTGGCGATCTTTCCTCCCAGCGTGGTGTCTACGATGCGCACCTTCACCTCGCGGTCCTCACCTCGGATAAAGGTCCGCTCGGCCTCGCTGATGGAGACCTCACCGTATTTACCGGTGGAGCCCTCAGTCCCGCTGTGGGTGAAGCCCTCCAGCTTCTCGGGAAGGAAGGGGGCCAGGTCCTTGAAGTAGATGGTGGGCAGCGGGGCGGCGGCCTCGGCTGCGGCCTCGGGGGTGCCCTCGGCGGGGGTGCGGCTGTCCGATGAACAACCCAGGCCCGGACAGAGGGCGAGCACCAGCAGGGTCAGAAGGGATTTGATTTCGCGCACGGGACCGATCAAAAGGTATCCCCGCGCGGCGCGCAATGGACCTCTCGAAGCTCAACCCCCCACAGCGCGAAGCGGTGACGACGCTCGAGGGCCCCCTGCTCGTGCTGGCGGGGGCCGGCAGCGGGAAGACGCGCGTGATCACCCACCGCATCGTCCACCTGCTCAACGAGCGGCCGTTCGGCGCCTCGGCGCGCAACATCCTGGCCGTCACCTTCACCAACAAGGCCGCCACGGAGATGAAGGAGCGGCTGGTGAAGATGGCGGGGCCGCGCGCACAGGGTGTCCTGGTGTGCACCTTCCACGCCTTTGGTGCGGAGATGCTGCGCGAGGACGTCCACCGGCTGGGGTGGCCCAAGAAGTTCGCTATCGCGGACATGGGGGATCAGCTGTCGCTCATCCGCCGGGCGATGCGGGACCACAAGGTGGATGACCGGGCGTTCGACGCGCGCAAGGTGCTGACGCTCATCTCCAAGGCGAAGAACTCGGGGCAGCCGCCGTCGCCCAAGCCCGAGGGGATAGGGGACGACTACGATCTGATCACCCACCTCGTGTACCCGAGCTACCAGCTGGCGCTGAAGGCGCAGGGCTCGGTGGACTTTGACGACTTGCTGGTGTTGCCAGCGCGTCTGCTGCGCGAGCACGAGGACTTGAAGGCGAAGTACACGCGGCGCTTCCGCTACCTGCTGGTGGATGAGTTCCAGGACACGAACCTGGCGCAGATGGACCTGCTGCGGCTGCTGACGGGCGAGTCGATGAACGTCTGCGCGGTGGGGGACGACGACCAGGCCATCTACAGCTGGCGTGGCGCGGAGGTGAAGAACATCCTCCAGTTCGACACGTACTTCCCGGGGACGAAGGAAGTGCGGCTGGAGCAGAACTACCGCTCGATGCAGGTGGTGCTGGACGCGGCCAACGCGGTGATCGCGAAGAACCCGGAGCGCAAGCCCAAGCGGATGTGGACGGATCGGGCCGGTGGCGCCCGCATCCGGGTGGTCAAGTGCCCCAACGACGAGGAGGAGGCGCGCTACGTCGCCCGGGAGATCGAGAAGCACATCGCCCACGGGATTCCGGCGGATGACATCGCGGTGCTGTACCGGACGAACGGGCAGGCACGGCCGGTGGAGGAGGCGCTGCGGGAGAAGGGGATTGGCTACGAGGTGGTGGGTGGCAGCGAGTTCTTCGACCGGAGCGAGGTGAAGGACGTCATCGCCTACTTCAAGGTGATCGCGAACCCGAAGGACGAGGTGAGCCTGCTGCGGATCGTCAACGTGCCGGCGCGAGGCATCGGGGACGTGACGATGGAGCGGCTGCACACGCACGCGCGGGGGCAAGGGGTGTCGCTCTGGGAGGCGATGGAGCGCAGCGAGGGG
Coding sequences:
- a CDS encoding ATP-dependent helicase, yielding MDLSKLNPPQREAVTTLEGPLLVLAGAGSGKTRVITHRIVHLLNERPFGASARNILAVTFTNKAATEMKERLVKMAGPRAQGVLVCTFHAFGAEMLREDVHRLGWPKKFAIADMGDQLSLIRRAMRDHKVDDRAFDARKVLTLISKAKNSGQPPSPKPEGIGDDYDLITHLVYPSYQLALKAQGSVDFDDLLVLPARLLREHEDLKAKYTRRFRYLLVDEFQDTNLAQMDLLRLLTGESMNVCAVGDDDQAIYSWRGAEVKNILQFDTYFPGTKEVRLEQNYRSMQVVLDAANAVIAKNPERKPKRMWTDRAGGARIRVVKCPNDEEEARYVAREIEKHIAHGIPADDIAVLYRTNGQARPVEEALREKGIGYEVVGGSEFFDRSEVKDVIAYFKVIANPKDEVSLLRIVNVPARGIGDVTMERLHTHARGQGVSLWEAMERSEGYEDLPTGAGAKVREFLRMIERYRGLFEGGNLAHVTRNLLEEIGFKEAARAKAVSVSSGDKKVKSVEQVLTSLENFEKREGPKASLLTYLNRLSLDTRQEEDEDELPGGNRRVTLMTVHSSKGLEYRLVFFIGMEEDLMPHKGMQGEPQNLEEERRLCYVGITRAKEHLYLTRAAIRVKRGKDVPCTPSRFLEDLPPETVELIDLEAPRTGAPTVEEKNFFANLKERFKAKGPGGGPAPGTPGGPRGS